A portion of the Bactrocera neohumeralis isolate Rockhampton chromosome 2, APGP_CSIRO_Bneo_wtdbg2-racon-allhic-juicebox.fasta_v2, whole genome shotgun sequence genome contains these proteins:
- the LOC126766621 gene encoding calaxin-like — MTMNKLDATLDDVQNTRFGNIYHDLIKQMAKTTQFTEGEVSSILMVYHKFVLANGSKAKHMTKKQFFHLFLVLFKIFDLQIIERILLHITLDMKKEVDAVAWVRLFSVFMTNKLDQKIKFTFQIYNIHGNGFLNREIVQHAVEKFFVGEDEDEVNELRSDMVDLLFKKFDVDKDGVISFDDYSQVVMKQPMLLEFLGQCFPSIIGTTVIALCANIMSKVNFDKPCS, encoded by the coding sequence ATGACTATGAATAAGTTGGATGCCACATTGGATGACGTGCAGAACACGCGTTTCGGGAATATCTATCACGATCTGATCAAGCAAATGGCGAAGACGACGCAGTTCACAGAGGGTGAAGTGAGCAGCATTTTAATGGTCTATCACAAATTCGTTTTGGCCAACGGTTCCAAGGCGAAGCATATGACAAAGAAACAGTTCTTCCATCTTTTCCTGGTTTTGTTCAAAATCTTCGATTTGCAAATAATCGAACGCATACTCTTACACATAACTTTGGATATGAAAAAGGAGGTAGACGCTGTTGCTTGGGTGCGCCTCTTCTCCGTCTTTATGACCAACAAATTGGATCAGAAGATCAAATTCACTTTTCAAATTTACAATATCCATGGTAACGGGTTTTTGAATCGTGAAATTGTGCAACATGCGGTCGAAAAGTTTTTCGTAGGGGAAGACGAGGACGAAGTGAACGAGCTGCGGTCGGATATGGTGGATTTGTTGTTCAAGAAATTCGATGTCGACAAGGATGGTGTGATATCGTTTGATGACTATTCGCAGGTTGTCATGAAGCAACCGATGTTGCTCGAGTTTCTAGGACAATGCTTTCCGTCCATAATTGGCACAACAGTAATTGCTCTCTGTGCGAACATAATGTCCAAGGTAAACTTTGATAAACCGTGTTCATAA